In Ruania zhangjianzhongii, the following proteins share a genomic window:
- a CDS encoding MazG family protein codes for MTTSPAEPAGRTLLDAVAVMDRLRSPGGCPWDAEQTHASLAPYAVEEAHELAEVAETGDRDALVEELGDLLLQVLFHARVGTEGTLGAPFDIDDVAATLIAKLVRRHPHVFADGAASTPDEVNQRWDEIKATEKPRSSVLEGIPAALPALARAQKVLSRAERAGIDLHPVAADRASSDPDPEPDPGPHPAPTATTLAGAAADPVPHPHPTGPVGSVADDLLAAVRRARTEGIDAEAALRSRIRDVEATVHAAEAARS; via the coding sequence GTGACCACCTCGCCAGCCGAACCGGCAGGACGCACCCTGCTGGACGCCGTCGCCGTGATGGACCGGCTCCGCTCACCGGGTGGCTGCCCGTGGGACGCCGAACAGACGCACGCCTCGCTGGCACCCTACGCCGTGGAAGAGGCGCATGAGCTGGCCGAGGTCGCTGAGACCGGTGACCGGGACGCGCTGGTGGAGGAGCTCGGTGATCTGCTGCTGCAGGTGCTCTTCCACGCCCGAGTGGGTACCGAGGGAACCCTCGGCGCACCGTTCGACATCGACGACGTGGCCGCCACTCTGATCGCCAAGCTGGTCCGGCGGCACCCGCACGTGTTCGCCGACGGGGCCGCCAGCACGCCGGACGAGGTGAACCAGCGCTGGGACGAGATCAAGGCCACCGAGAAGCCGCGCAGCTCCGTGCTGGAGGGCATCCCAGCCGCGCTGCCCGCACTGGCACGTGCACAGAAGGTGCTTTCCCGCGCGGAGCGTGCCGGTATCGACCTGCATCCGGTGGCGGCTGACCGAGCGTCGTCGGACCCAGACCCGGAGCCAGACCCGGGCCCCCACCCCGCCCCGACGGCCACGACGCTGGCTGGCGCGGCGGCGGACCCGGTCCCGCACCCGCACCCGACTGGCCCTGTCGGCTCCGTCGCCGACGACCTGCTCGCCGCCGTCCGCCGTGCCCGCACCGAGGGTATCGATGCCGAGGCAGCGCTGCGCTCCCGAATCCGCGACGTGGAGGCCACAGTGCACGCCGCTGAGGCCGCCCGATCCTGA
- a CDS encoding VOC family protein, whose translation MAHGDITHIDIPVGDLDRATRFYHELFGWQISEIPGFEGYPMWRAPNQISGGGLAPRGEGFTQPRSYVEVDSIEDTLAKVTALGGEVVMGRSPISDTSGFAVFTDADGNTIGLYEGVTES comes from the coding sequence ATGGCGCACGGCGACATCACCCACATCGATATTCCGGTCGGCGACCTGGACCGGGCCACCCGCTTCTACCACGAGCTGTTCGGCTGGCAGATCAGCGAGATCCCCGGCTTCGAGGGCTACCCGATGTGGCGAGCTCCGAACCAGATCAGCGGCGGCGGGCTGGCTCCGCGTGGCGAGGGTTTCACCCAGCCACGGTCCTACGTCGAGGTCGACTCGATCGAGGACACCCTGGCCAAGGTCACCGCGCTCGGCGGTGAGGTGGTGATGGGCAGGAGCCCGATCTCCGACACCAGTGGGTTCGCCGTGTTCACCGACGCCGACGGCAACACCATCGGCCTGTACGAGGGCGTCACCGAGAGCTGA
- a CDS encoding FtsB family cell division protein produces MLFVVVLMAFIVLAPTLRAYVAQQEQHRELAAQIVATEERNVVLQDEIDKWDDPAFVQARARERLGFVMPGETPYRVVDPQTVTGEEVPDELGEDGPVSVPQEGPWYLTVWESVQVAGEADE; encoded by the coding sequence GTGCTTTTCGTTGTGGTGCTGATGGCCTTCATCGTGCTCGCCCCCACGCTGCGCGCCTATGTCGCCCAACAGGAGCAGCACCGCGAGCTCGCCGCCCAGATCGTGGCCACCGAGGAGCGCAACGTCGTGCTGCAGGATGAGATCGACAAGTGGGACGACCCGGCCTTCGTGCAGGCCCGCGCCCGCGAGCGGCTCGGTTTCGTGATGCCGGGGGAGACGCCGTACCGTGTGGTCGACCCGCAGACCGTGACCGGTGAGGAGGTGCCTGATGAGCTCGGTGAGGACGGCCCCGTCTCGGTGCCCCAGGAGGGCCCCTGGTACCTCACCGTCTGGGAATCCGTCCAGGTGGCAGGCGAGGCCGACGAGTGA
- a CDS encoding DUF501 domain-containing protein: protein MSAEAPGPLRAGDLDVIAEQLGRPPRGVVGVAARCVCSRPLVVRTAPRLEDGTPFPTTFYLTVPGAVKAVGTLEADGMMREMTDRLAEDEGLAAAYQRAHTDYLRRRAELGEVAEIEGISAGGMPTRVKCLHVLVAHSLAVGPGVNPLGDEALELIAHVWRPDRCTC from the coding sequence GTGAGCGCTGAGGCGCCCGGACCACTGCGCGCCGGCGACCTCGACGTGATCGCCGAGCAGCTGGGCCGCCCACCCCGCGGAGTCGTGGGGGTGGCCGCACGGTGCGTGTGCTCGCGCCCGTTGGTGGTGCGCACGGCGCCACGGCTGGAGGACGGGACCCCGTTTCCCACGACGTTCTACCTGACCGTACCCGGTGCGGTGAAAGCGGTCGGCACCCTGGAGGCCGACGGCATGATGCGGGAGATGACCGACCGCCTCGCTGAGGACGAGGGGCTGGCCGCCGCCTACCAACGCGCCCACACCGACTACCTGCGCCGCCGCGCCGAACTCGGCGAGGTGGCCGAGATCGAGGGCATCTCCGCCGGTGGCATGCCCACCCGGGTGAAGTGCCTGCACGTGCTGGTGGCGCACTCGCTGGCCGTCGGGCCGGGGGTCAACCCGCTCGGGGACGAGGCGCTGGAGCTGATCGCCCACGTGTGGCGCCCGGACCGGTGCACCTGCTGA
- the eno gene encoding phosphopyruvate hydratase, protein MATIEAVGAREILDSRGNPTVEVELALDDGSFARAAVPSGASTGAFEAVERRDGDKSRYLGKGVENAVSAITETIAPEILGLDAADQRHLDQTLIDLDGSPNKGKLGANALLGVSLAAARAAAESADLSLFRYVGGPNAHLLPVPMMNILNGGSHADSNVDVQEFMVVPIGAQSFKEALRWGTEVYHALKSVLKERGLATGLGDEGGFAPNLDSNRAALDLIMESIERAGYTPGEQVALALDVAATEFFSDGAYQFEGKSLSGSELISYYETLVTDYPLVSIEDPLSEDEWDSWAELVGKIGDKVQIVGDDLFVTNPERLAKGIELGAANSLLVKLNQIGTLTETLEAVTMAQRAGFTAMVSHRSGETEDTTIADLSVAVNAGQIKTGAPARGERINKYNQLLRIEDELDDAAQYAGRSAFPRWKGVGA, encoded by the coding sequence GTGGCCACAATCGAGGCCGTCGGAGCACGCGAGATCCTCGACTCTCGCGGCAACCCGACCGTAGAGGTCGAGCTCGCCCTGGACGACGGGTCGTTCGCCCGGGCAGCCGTTCCCTCCGGCGCATCCACCGGTGCGTTCGAAGCCGTCGAGCGCCGCGACGGAGACAAGTCGCGCTACCTCGGCAAGGGCGTGGAGAACGCCGTCTCCGCCATCACCGAGACCATCGCCCCGGAGATCCTCGGCCTGGACGCCGCCGACCAGCGGCACCTGGACCAGACCCTGATCGACCTGGACGGCAGCCCGAACAAGGGCAAGCTCGGCGCCAACGCCCTCCTCGGCGTCTCCCTGGCCGCGGCCCGCGCCGCCGCCGAGAGCGCCGACCTCTCCCTGTTCCGCTACGTCGGCGGCCCGAACGCGCACCTGCTGCCGGTGCCGATGATGAACATCCTCAACGGAGGCTCGCACGCCGACTCCAACGTGGACGTCCAGGAGTTCATGGTCGTTCCGATCGGTGCCCAGTCCTTCAAGGAGGCGCTGCGCTGGGGTACCGAGGTCTACCACGCACTCAAGAGCGTGCTCAAGGAGCGCGGCCTGGCCACCGGCCTGGGCGACGAAGGTGGCTTCGCGCCGAACCTGGACAGCAACCGGGCCGCACTCGACCTGATCATGGAGTCCATCGAGAGGGCCGGCTACACCCCCGGCGAGCAGGTGGCACTCGCGCTGGACGTGGCCGCCACCGAGTTCTTCTCCGACGGCGCCTACCAGTTCGAGGGCAAGTCGCTCTCCGGTTCGGAGCTGATCTCCTACTACGAGACCCTGGTCACGGACTACCCGCTGGTCTCCATCGAGGACCCGCTGTCCGAGGACGAGTGGGACTCCTGGGCCGAGCTGGTCGGCAAGATCGGGGACAAGGTGCAGATCGTCGGCGACGACCTGTTCGTCACCAACCCGGAGCGCCTGGCTAAGGGCATCGAGCTCGGCGCGGCCAACTCGCTGCTGGTCAAGCTGAACCAGATCGGCACCCTCACCGAGACGCTGGAAGCGGTCACGATGGCCCAGCGCGCCGGCTTCACCGCGATGGTCTCGCACCGTTCCGGGGAGACCGAGGACACCACGATCGCCGATCTGTCCGTGGCAGTGAACGCCGGCCAGATCAAGACCGGTGCCCCAGCCCGCGGCGAGCGGATCAACAAGTACAACCAGCTGCTGCGGATCGAGGACGAGCTGGACGACGCGGCGCAGTACGCCGGCCGCTCGGCCTTCCCGCGGTGGAAGGGTGTTGGCGCCTGA
- a CDS encoding aminoacyl-tRNA deacylase: MTDDAPGTPATEALAASGLAHEVTRHGPVRSLAEAASARGVDPGDIVKTMVVRRGKGDYLFVLVPGDRAISWPKLRTLLGVNRLSMPDAATAKDVTGYERGTITPFGATQAWPVVADERIRGRRVSIGAGGHGIAATVDGDALTDHLHAEVADVTDPAPS; encoded by the coding sequence ATGACCGACGACGCACCCGGTACCCCCGCCACTGAGGCGCTGGCCGCCTCCGGCCTGGCACACGAGGTCACCCGGCACGGCCCGGTGCGCTCGCTGGCCGAGGCAGCCTCCGCCCGCGGTGTGGACCCCGGCGACATCGTGAAGACGATGGTGGTGCGCCGCGGCAAGGGCGACTACCTGTTCGTGCTGGTTCCCGGGGACCGGGCGATCTCCTGGCCGAAGCTGCGCACGCTGCTCGGGGTGAACCGGCTCTCCATGCCCGATGCCGCCACGGCGAAGGACGTCACCGGGTACGAGCGCGGCACCATCACCCCGTTCGGCGCTACCCAGGCGTGGCCGGTGGTCGCCGACGAGCGGATCCGTGGCCGCCGGGTCTCGATCGGGGCCGGCGGGCACGGCATTGCCGCCACGGTCGACGGGGACGCCCTGACCGACCACCTGCACGCGGAGGTGGCGGACGTGACTGACCCTGCGCCGTCGTGA
- a CDS encoding sugar porter family MFS transporter, whose translation MEDKPAVNRLNARVVGICIAAALGGFLFGFDTAVINGAVDALAGQFELGAGLKGFAVSSALLGCAVGAWFAGPVANKLGRVPTMMIAAVLFFISAIGSGLAFGVVDLIVWRVIGGFGVGAASVIAPAYIAEVSPARVRGRLGSLQQLAIVTGIFTALLSDALLANTAGGAAEMLWFGQEAWRWMFLAEAIPAAVYGIIAIKLPESPRFLVARGKLDKASQVLHDFTGELDVNLKIEQIRKTLQVEKRESLGDLRGHRLGLKPIVWVGILLSVFQQFVGINVIFYYSTTLWRSVGFEESDALTITVITSVTNIVVTIVAILLVDKVGRRPILLAGSVLMTLSLGLMALAFSFATMVTGPDGEATAELGEPWSLVALISANVFVVGFGASWGPLVWVLLGEMFPNRIRAAALSVAAAAQWVANFFISTTFPAFAEIGLTFAYGFYATFALLSFFFVLWKIPETKGLELEDMGENPVVRRGKVVKAD comes from the coding sequence GTGGAGGACAAGCCGGCAGTCAACCGTCTGAATGCCCGCGTGGTCGGGATCTGCATCGCCGCAGCGCTCGGCGGATTCCTCTTCGGTTTCGACACTGCGGTGATCAACGGTGCCGTCGATGCGCTGGCCGGGCAGTTCGAGCTGGGTGCCGGCCTGAAGGGGTTCGCGGTCTCCTCGGCGCTGCTCGGCTGCGCGGTGGGGGCCTGGTTCGCGGGGCCGGTGGCGAACAAGCTCGGCCGGGTTCCGACGATGATGATCGCGGCGGTACTGTTCTTCATCTCCGCAATCGGCTCGGGCCTGGCGTTCGGCGTGGTGGATCTGATCGTCTGGCGGGTGATCGGCGGCTTCGGCGTCGGCGCCGCGTCGGTGATCGCGCCCGCGTACATCGCGGAGGTCTCCCCCGCCCGGGTGCGCGGCCGGCTCGGGTCGCTGCAGCAGCTGGCGATCGTGACCGGTATCTTCACCGCCCTGCTCTCCGACGCGCTCCTGGCGAACACTGCCGGTGGTGCCGCCGAGATGCTCTGGTTCGGCCAGGAAGCGTGGCGGTGGATGTTCCTGGCCGAGGCCATCCCGGCGGCCGTCTACGGGATCATCGCGATCAAGCTGCCCGAGTCACCGCGGTTCCTGGTGGCCCGCGGGAAGCTGGACAAGGCGTCCCAGGTGCTGCACGACTTCACCGGTGAGCTGGACGTCAACCTGAAGATCGAGCAGATCCGCAAGACCCTGCAAGTGGAGAAGCGAGAGTCCCTGGGCGATCTGCGCGGCCATCGGCTGGGGCTGAAGCCGATCGTCTGGGTAGGCATCCTGCTCTCGGTGTTCCAGCAGTTCGTCGGTATCAACGTGATCTTCTACTACTCCACCACGCTGTGGCGCTCGGTCGGGTTCGAGGAGTCCGATGCGCTGACCATCACGGTGATCACCTCGGTGACGAACATCGTGGTGACGATCGTGGCGATCCTGCTGGTGGACAAGGTGGGGCGGCGACCCATCCTGCTCGCCGGGTCGGTGCTGATGACGCTCTCCCTGGGCTTGATGGCCCTGGCGTTCTCCTTCGCCACGATGGTCACCGGCCCGGACGGCGAGGCCACGGCCGAGCTCGGTGAACCGTGGTCCTTGGTGGCGCTGATCAGCGCGAACGTGTTCGTCGTCGGGTTCGGGGCGAGCTGGGGACCGCTGGTGTGGGTGCTGCTCGGAGAGATGTTCCCGAACCGGATCCGGGCAGCCGCACTCTCGGTGGCGGCAGCAGCGCAGTGGGTGGCCAACTTCTTCATCTCGACGACGTTCCCCGCCTTCGCGGAGATCGGCCTCACCTTCGCGTACGGGTTCTATGCCACCTTCGCGCTGCTCTCGTTCTTCTTCGTGCTCTGGAAGATCCCGGAGACGAAGGGGCTCGAGCTGGAGGACATGGGCGAGAACCCGGTGGTCAGGCGCGGCAAGGTGGTCAAGGCGGACTGA
- a CDS encoding dihydrofolate reductase family protein, producing MGAIVVQAFLTLDGVVQSSNEEDETPMEQPNWTLDYDAEHGGEEINALVRQWETRTAALLLGRITYEIWAGAWGVWDENAGGLEGELTRRYNRVPKFVASTTLTELGWKDSHLLDADVPAAARRLKDQIDGEIRVWGSTQLIRTLAENDLVDEYRLALYPLVLGRGTKLFGEGFPASTFARVETEPLSTGVVVNTFRRTGAARAGAVR from the coding sequence ATGGGCGCGATCGTGGTGCAGGCATTCCTCACCCTCGACGGCGTGGTGCAGTCGAGCAACGAAGAGGACGAGACGCCGATGGAGCAGCCGAACTGGACGCTCGACTATGACGCCGAGCACGGTGGTGAAGAGATCAACGCGCTGGTCCGGCAGTGGGAGACGCGGACGGCCGCTCTGTTGCTGGGCCGGATCACCTACGAGATCTGGGCGGGAGCCTGGGGCGTCTGGGACGAGAACGCCGGCGGGCTGGAAGGAGAGCTGACGCGCCGCTACAACCGGGTGCCGAAGTTCGTCGCCTCCACGACGTTGACCGAGCTTGGCTGGAAGGACTCCCACCTCCTCGATGCGGATGTACCTGCTGCTGCGAGAAGGCTGAAGGATCAGATCGACGGCGAGATCCGCGTCTGGGGCAGTACGCAGCTGATCCGCACGCTCGCCGAGAACGACCTCGTCGACGAGTACCGGCTGGCGCTCTACCCGCTGGTGCTGGGCCGGGGCACGAAGCTGTTCGGTGAGGGGTTCCCCGCCTCGACCTTCGCCCGGGTCGAGACCGAGCCCCTCTCCACCGGGGTCGTCGTGAACACCTTCCGCCGCACGGGGGCTGCCCGCGCCGGTGCTGTGCGGTAG
- a CDS encoding NAD(P)/FAD-dependent oxidoreductase produces MSEAPTLSARTGRARKVPRILVLGGGYVGLFTALQIRKRMGRREAAIVVVDPRSYMTYQPFLPEAAAGSIEPRHVVAPHRRLLRGSTVLSGRVTDLNHGARKATITPVEGESYDVSYDHVVVALGAVARVLPIPGLAENGIGFKQIEEAIALRNQVLNKMDVAASTWDPEARRRMLTFTFVGGGFAGIEAIGEIEDMARAACKDFDSIRPEDLRFVLIEGTRRILPEVGDELGGYALEQLRRRGIEIKLNTFLNSAEDGHMVCSDGDEFDSDTLVWTAGVKANPVIAASDLPIDKQGRVRTLPTLQVVDDEGSVVEGAWAAGDCAGVPDISTGEPDVYCGPTAQHAVRQARHLGDNIVRHLGGEAVTDYSHKNMGTVASLGLYKGVAQIQGIKFRGPLAWFMHRTYHMWAMPSFNRKARILLDWTTALIFNREMVALGSLQSPREAFTAAAADRADRANKEPVGK; encoded by the coding sequence ATGAGCGAAGCACCTACCCTCAGTGCCCGCACCGGCCGGGCCCGTAAGGTCCCCCGGATCCTGGTTCTGGGCGGAGGCTATGTCGGGTTGTTCACCGCACTGCAGATCCGCAAGCGGATGGGCCGGCGCGAAGCGGCGATCGTGGTGGTGGATCCCCGCTCCTACATGACCTATCAGCCATTCCTGCCTGAGGCGGCTGCCGGGTCGATCGAGCCGCGGCACGTGGTCGCCCCGCACCGCCGGCTGCTCCGCGGGTCCACGGTGCTCTCCGGGCGGGTGACCGACCTGAACCACGGCGCTCGCAAGGCCACGATCACTCCGGTGGAAGGGGAGTCCTACGACGTCTCCTACGACCACGTGGTGGTCGCCCTCGGCGCGGTCGCGCGCGTGCTGCCGATCCCGGGCCTGGCTGAGAATGGCATCGGGTTCAAGCAGATCGAAGAAGCGATCGCCCTGCGGAACCAGGTGCTGAACAAGATGGATGTGGCCGCCTCCACCTGGGACCCGGAGGCACGGCGCCGGATGCTCACCTTCACCTTCGTGGGTGGCGGCTTCGCCGGAATCGAGGCGATCGGCGAGATCGAGGACATGGCGCGCGCCGCCTGCAAGGACTTCGACTCCATCCGCCCCGAGGACCTGCGGTTCGTGCTCATCGAGGGCACCCGCCGGATCCTGCCCGAGGTGGGCGACGAGCTCGGCGGCTACGCGCTCGAACAGCTGCGCCGCCGCGGTATCGAGATCAAGCTGAACACGTTCCTGAACTCTGCCGAGGACGGGCACATGGTCTGCTCCGACGGGGACGAGTTCGACTCGGACACCCTGGTCTGGACCGCTGGGGTGAAGGCCAACCCGGTGATCGCCGCCTCTGACCTGCCGATCGACAAGCAGGGCCGGGTGCGCACCCTGCCCACTTTGCAGGTGGTCGATGACGAAGGCTCCGTGGTCGAGGGAGCCTGGGCCGCAGGGGACTGCGCCGGTGTCCCGGACATCTCCACCGGCGAGCCGGACGTCTACTGCGGCCCGACGGCGCAGCATGCGGTGCGTCAGGCCCGGCATCTGGGCGACAATATCGTCCGGCACCTCGGTGGTGAGGCGGTCACCGACTACTCGCACAAGAACATGGGCACGGTCGCCTCGCTCGGGCTGTACAAGGGGGTCGCGCAGATCCAGGGGATCAAGTTCCGTGGCCCGCTCGCCTGGTTCATGCACCGGACCTATCACATGTGGGCCATGCCGAGCTTCAACCGCAAGGCCCGCATCCTGCTGGACTGGACCACTGCGCTGATCTTCAACCGGGAGATGGTGGCCCTCGGGTCGCTGCAGAGCCCGCGTGAGGCTTTCACTGCCGCAGCCGCGGACCGGGCGGACCGGGCGAACAAGGAGCCGGTGGGCAAGTAG
- a CDS encoding winged helix-turn-helix transcriptional regulator, which translates to MRDRSYGQFCGLAHAAELLGQRWTILVLRDLLLAPRRYSELQEGLPGIPSNGLARRLKELEADGLIVRELSEAPDRSVRYRVSERGQELIPALDALARWGAADMREPRPGEVVTAASLASALRSGIRSSTAAADRTGRTVYQVRVGDAVAHAVLEDGVVQVGVGPREDATLSLEGGPAFRDVLAGDLELADAVDRGEITAHGDHGLFEAFTATFQVPYRNANPPVEAAPSGR; encoded by the coding sequence ATGCGAGATCGTTCCTACGGCCAGTTCTGTGGGCTGGCACATGCCGCGGAGTTGCTGGGTCAGCGCTGGACGATCCTGGTGCTACGCGATCTGCTCCTCGCACCGCGCCGCTACTCCGAGCTGCAGGAAGGACTGCCGGGCATCCCGTCCAATGGGCTGGCACGCCGACTCAAGGAGCTGGAGGCCGACGGACTGATCGTGCGCGAGCTCAGCGAGGCGCCGGACCGGTCAGTCCGCTACCGGGTGAGCGAGCGTGGGCAGGAGCTCATCCCTGCCCTGGATGCCCTGGCGCGATGGGGTGCCGCGGACATGCGGGAACCGCGCCCCGGCGAGGTCGTGACCGCCGCGTCGCTGGCGAGTGCGCTGCGATCGGGCATCCGCTCGAGCACGGCGGCTGCGGACCGGACCGGCAGGACCGTCTACCAGGTCCGGGTGGGTGATGCTGTGGCACATGCTGTCCTCGAGGACGGCGTGGTGCAGGTGGGCGTAGGTCCGCGCGAGGACGCCACTCTCAGCCTCGAGGGTGGTCCAGCCTTTCGCGACGTACTGGCCGGGGACTTGGAACTGGCAGACGCCGTCGATCGTGGCGAGATCACCGCGCACGGTGACCATGGCCTGTTCGAGGCCTTCACCGCCACGTTCCAGGTGCCCTATCGGAACGCGAACCCGCCGGTCGAAGCGGCTCCGTCTGGACGTTGA
- a CDS encoding uracil-DNA glycosylase — protein sequence MSEQLPHPRTGDLYPSPVPPGTGWPGDPAAPRTTRAQNGDQVKRLAASARSLEVLDARSSVCQACPRLVAWREEVAHRRRRAFADQPYWGRPAPGFGDPKARLLLVGLAPAAHGANRTGRVFTGDRSGDWIFAALHRAGYANQPLSVDAADGLALTDARMVAAVRCAPPDNAPSPDERHTCAGWLDREIELLTPTVTAILALGGIGWQATFAALRRLGWTVPRPLPKFGHGAEALVFPPERRGGGRAPVHVFGCYHVSQQNTFTGRLTEEMLDGVLTRARDV from the coding sequence GTGAGCGAGCAGCTGCCACACCCGCGCACCGGTGACCTCTACCCGTCCCCGGTGCCGCCCGGCACCGGTTGGCCCGGTGATCCGGCAGCACCGCGGACCACCCGTGCCCAGAACGGCGACCAGGTCAAGCGCCTGGCCGCCTCCGCCCGCAGCCTCGAGGTGCTCGATGCCCGCTCGAGCGTCTGCCAGGCCTGCCCGCGGCTGGTGGCGTGGCGCGAGGAGGTGGCCCACCGCCGTCGGCGTGCGTTCGCCGACCAACCGTATTGGGGCAGGCCGGCACCGGGCTTTGGAGACCCGAAGGCTCGGCTGCTTCTCGTGGGCCTGGCCCCGGCCGCGCACGGGGCGAATCGCACCGGGCGGGTGTTCACCGGCGACCGGTCCGGGGACTGGATCTTCGCCGCGCTGCACCGCGCCGGCTATGCGAACCAGCCGCTCAGCGTGGACGCCGCGGACGGGCTGGCCCTCACCGATGCCCGGATGGTCGCCGCTGTGCGCTGCGCGCCGCCGGACAACGCCCCCAGCCCCGACGAGCGGCACACCTGCGCCGGCTGGCTGGACCGGGAGATCGAGCTGCTTACCCCCACGGTGACGGCGATCCTCGCTCTGGGCGGGATCGGCTGGCAGGCCACGTTCGCCGCACTGCGCCGGCTCGGCTGGACGGTGCCACGGCCGCTGCCGAAGTTCGGTCACGGGGCAGAGGCGCTGGTGTTCCCACCCGAGCGCCGCGGTGGGGGACGTGCGCCGGTGCACGTGTTCGGCTGTTACCACGTCTCCCAGCAGAACACCTTCACCGGCCGGCTCACCGAGGAGATGCTCGACGGCGTTCTCACCCGGGCGCGGGACGTCTGA
- a CDS encoding Ppx/GppA phosphatase family protein: protein MTRVAAIDCGTNSIRLLIADRAEGALVDVVRRMEIVRLGQGVDRTGRLDPQALERTLAATRDYAAECRTHGVQALRFVATSATRDAENREEFFAGVREALGVEVEVITGEEEAALSFAGAVSILGAQDPAPNLVVDIGGGSTELVLGERQVDRAISLDIGSVRMTERHIRTDPPAPEQVAAARGDIGAALDRAADELDLSRVRTLVGVAGSVTTLTALALGLDAYRPEQINGARLSLEHVRAAAQALLTMSRQERGALAFMHTGRVDVIGAGALIWAEVVDRVAQAVADGGGHLDEVITSEHDILDGIALSV from the coding sequence GTGACTCGTGTGGCAGCCATCGACTGTGGGACCAACTCCATCCGCCTGCTCATCGCCGACCGGGCCGAGGGTGCCCTCGTCGATGTGGTGCGCCGGATGGAGATCGTCCGGCTCGGGCAGGGGGTGGACCGCACCGGCAGACTGGACCCACAAGCGCTGGAACGCACCCTGGCCGCGACCCGGGACTACGCCGCCGAGTGCCGCACCCACGGCGTGCAGGCCCTGCGGTTCGTGGCCACCTCCGCCACCCGGGACGCTGAGAACCGGGAGGAGTTCTTCGCCGGGGTGCGCGAAGCGCTCGGCGTCGAGGTGGAGGTGATCACCGGCGAGGAAGAAGCCGCCCTCTCCTTCGCTGGCGCGGTGAGCATCCTTGGTGCGCAGGACCCGGCACCGAATCTGGTGGTGGACATCGGTGGCGGTTCCACCGAGCTGGTGCTGGGTGAGCGCCAGGTGGACCGGGCGATCTCGCTGGACATCGGCTCGGTGCGGATGACCGAGCGGCACATCCGCACCGACCCGCCGGCCCCGGAGCAGGTGGCTGCCGCCCGCGGGGACATCGGCGCCGCCCTGGACCGGGCCGCTGACGAGCTGGACCTGAGCCGGGTGCGCACGCTGGTGGGGGTGGCCGGGTCGGTGACCACGCTGACCGCGCTCGCCCTCGGGCTGGACGCCTACCGTCCGGAGCAGATCAACGGAGCGCGGCTCTCGCTCGAACACGTGCGGGCCGCCGCGCAAGCGCTGCTCACCATGTCGCGCCAGGAACGGGGCGCCCTCGCCTTCATGCACACGGGCCGGGTGGACGTGATCGGTGCCGGAGCCCTGATCTGGGCCGAGGTGGTCGATCGGGTCGCCCAGGCGGTCGCCGACGGCGGAGGTCACCTGGACGAGGTCATCACCAGTGAGCACGACATCCTGGACGGTATCGCCCTCTCGGTCTGA
- a CDS encoding DUF1206 domain-containing protein, with protein MGVDDVTKTAKDAGRQAESSTALDRAVRVGLSSYGVVHLLLAWLMLQLALGSRNADVSTSGALRALAGGTAGRGLLVILGAGFAALVLWQLLETFVGHRSQQGVQRALRRAVSLGRAVMYGALGVSAVKIALGSSSSGTQTRPDTLSARLMDMPYGSVLVAAVGVAAIGYAVGTVYWALSRRFEENLESRGVVGARGKAIGAFAKVGYTARAVGFLLVGLLFVWAAATRDPERSGGLDEALARLLEQPFGPAALVIVAAGFTCFGLYCFAWARHLSR; from the coding sequence ATGGGCGTCGACGACGTGACGAAGACGGCGAAGGACGCAGGCCGTCAGGCGGAGTCGAGCACAGCGCTCGACCGCGCGGTGCGGGTAGGGCTGAGCTCCTACGGGGTGGTGCACCTGCTGCTCGCCTGGCTGATGCTCCAGCTGGCGTTGGGGTCCCGCAATGCCGACGTGAGCACCTCGGGCGCGCTGCGTGCGTTGGCGGGAGGCACCGCCGGGCGGGGTCTTCTGGTCATCCTCGGAGCCGGATTCGCTGCGCTGGTGCTCTGGCAGCTGCTGGAGACGTTCGTCGGGCACCGCAGCCAGCAGGGGGTACAGCGTGCCCTTCGGCGGGCGGTCTCACTCGGCCGGGCGGTGATGTACGGCGCTCTCGGGGTGAGTGCGGTGAAGATCGCCCTCGGCTCGAGCTCGAGCGGCACGCAGACCCGGCCGGACACTCTCAGCGCTCGACTGATGGACATGCCCTATGGAAGCGTGCTGGTCGCGGCTGTGGGAGTGGCCGCGATCGGTTACGCCGTGGGTACCGTCTACTGGGCCCTGTCCAGGCGGTTCGAGGAGAATCTGGAGAGCAGAGGCGTCGTCGGCGCCCGCGGTAAGGCCATCGGTGCCTTTGCGAAGGTCGGCTACACGGCGCGGGCCGTGGGTTTCCTCCTCGTTGGGCTGTTGTTCGTCTGGGCAGCAGCAACCCGGGACCCGGAGCGCTCCGGTGGGCTCGACGAGGCCCTGGCTCGGCTGCTCGAGCAACCTTTCGGTCCAGCGGCCCTGGTGATCGTGGCCGCCGGATTCACCTGCTTCGGCCTGTACTGCTTCGCCTGGGCGCGGCACCTGTCCCGCTGA